From Canis lupus baileyi chromosome 16, mCanLup2.hap1, whole genome shotgun sequence, a single genomic window includes:
- the AFMID gene encoding kynurenine formamidase isoform X10: MEGPAPWKRLSKEELEDQYSPSRWVIRRGAEEALRTYSHIGDEATKKARATRKSLLHVSYGDGEGEKLDIYFPEGVSEASPFCLFFHGGYWQSGRYPGPDGRPSDSEHCVCPEAVSVQRTLRQGGWNASFEEIHDMDHFEIIWNLTQKDYVLTQMILRTILQEP; encoded by the exons ATGGAGGGCCCGGCGCCCTGGAAGCGGCTGTCCAAGGAG GAGCTGGAGGATCAGTACAGCCCCAGCAGATGGGTCATCCGACGTGGAGCCGAAGAGGCCCTGAGGACCTACTCACACATAGGAGACGAGG CCACCAAGAAGGCCCGGGCCACCAGGAAGAGCCTGCTGCACGTCTCCTACGGAGATGGCGAAGgggaaaaattggacatctacTTTCCCGAGGGAGTGTCTGAAG CCTCGCCTTTCTGTCTGTTCTTTCATGGAGGGTACTGGCAGAGTGGAAG GTACCCTGGACCAGATGGTAGACCAAGTGACTCGGAGCATTGTGTTTGTCCAGAAGCAGTATCCGTGCAACGA ACACTGCGCCAAGGAGGGTGGAATGCCTCGTTTGAAGAAATCCATGATATGGACCACTTTGAAATCATTTGGAACCTAACCCAGAAGGACTATGTGCTCACCCAG ATGATTTTGAGAACAATCCTCCAGGAGCCCTGA
- the AFMID gene encoding kynurenine formamidase isoform X9: MEGPAPWKRLSKEELEDQYSPSRWVIRRGAEEALRTYSHIGDEATKKARATRKSLLHVSYGDGEGEKLDIYFPEGVSEASPFCLFFHGGYWQSGRHCAKEGGMPRLKKSMIWTTLKSFGT; the protein is encoded by the exons ATGGAGGGCCCGGCGCCCTGGAAGCGGCTGTCCAAGGAG GAGCTGGAGGATCAGTACAGCCCCAGCAGATGGGTCATCCGACGTGGAGCCGAAGAGGCCCTGAGGACCTACTCACACATAGGAGACGAGG CCACCAAGAAGGCCCGGGCCACCAGGAAGAGCCTGCTGCACGTCTCCTACGGAGATGGCGAAGgggaaaaattggacatctacTTTCCCGAGGGAGTGTCTGAAG CCTCGCCTTTCTGTCTGTTCTTTCATGGAGGGTACTGGCAGAGTGGAAG ACACTGCGCCAAGGAGGGTGGAATGCCTCGTTTGAAGAAATCCATGATATGGACCACTTTGAAATCATTTGGAACCTAA
- the AFMID gene encoding kynurenine formamidase isoform X8, protein MEGPAPWKRLSKEELEDQYSPSRWVIRRGAEEALRTYSHIGDEATKKARATRKSLLHVSYGDGEGEKLDIYFPEGVSEASPFCLFFHGGYWQSGSKDTSAFMVNPLTEQGVTVVVVAYDIAPKGTLDQMVDQVTRSIVFVQKQYPCNEGIYLCGHSAGAHLAAMMLLANWTKHGVTPNLKGFFLVSGIYDLKPIVYTSQNAPLLMTLEDAQRNSPQLLLEVALTRPLDPACHVLVSVGQHDSPEFHRQSKEFYQTLRQGGWNASFEEIHDMDHFEIIWNLTQKDYVLTQMILRTILQEP, encoded by the exons ATGGAGGGCCCGGCGCCCTGGAAGCGGCTGTCCAAGGAG GAGCTGGAGGATCAGTACAGCCCCAGCAGATGGGTCATCCGACGTGGAGCCGAAGAGGCCCTGAGGACCTACTCACACATAGGAGACGAGG CCACCAAGAAGGCCCGGGCCACCAGGAAGAGCCTGCTGCACGTCTCCTACGGAGATGGCGAAGgggaaaaattggacatctacTTTCCCGAGGGAGTGTCTGAAG CCTCGCCTTTCTGTCTGTTCTTTCATGGAGGGTACTGGCAGAGTGGAAG TAAAGACACATCAGCCTTCATGGTCAATCCGCTGACAGAGCAGGGGGTGACCGTGGTGGTAGTGGCTTATGACATCGCCCCCAAAG GTACCCTGGACCAGATGGTAGACCAAGTGACTCGGAGCATTGTGTTTGTCCAGAAGCAGTATCCGTGCAACGA GGGAATTTACCTGTGTGGACACTCAGCAGGAGCCCACCTGGCTGCCATGATGCTCCTGGCCAACTGGACCAAGCATGGAGTCACACCCAACCTCAAAG GCTTTTTCCTGGTAAGTGGGATCTATGACCTGAAGCCCATTGTGTACACTTCTCAGAATGCTCCTCTCCTCATGACCCT GGAGGATGCTCAGAGGAACAGCCCACAGCTGCTCCTGGAGGTGGCCCTGACTCGGCCTTTGGATCCAGCCTGCCATGTGCTGGTGTCTGTGGGCCAACACGACTCCCCTGAATTCCACCGACAGTCCAAAGAATTTTATCAG ACACTGCGCCAAGGAGGGTGGAATGCCTCGTTTGAAGAAATCCATGATATGGACCACTTTGAAATCATTTGGAACCTAACCCAGAAGGACTATGTGCTCACCCAG ATGATTTTGAGAACAATCCTCCAGGAGCCCTGA